Proteins encoded by one window of Massilia sp. NR 4-1:
- a CDS encoding BON domain-containing protein, with translation MKIAHKIASAVFAAATVLTLAGCASTPSQEGTGEYVDDAVLTTKVKASIFNEPSLKSTEINVETFKGTVQLSGFVAQPADISKAGEVARGVKGVKSVKNDIRVK, from the coding sequence ATGAAAATCGCACACAAAATTGCCAGCGCCGTCTTTGCCGCCGCGACCGTGTTGACCCTGGCCGGTTGCGCCTCCACGCCATCGCAGGAAGGCACCGGCGAGTACGTCGACGACGCGGTGCTGACCACCAAGGTGAAAGCCAGCATCTTTAATGAGCCTAGCCTGAAATCGACTGAAATCAATGTCGAGACCTTCAAGGGCACCGTCCAGCTGAGCGGCTTCGTGGCCCAGCCGGCCGATATTTCCAAAGCCGGCGAAGTGGCGCGCGGCGTGAAGGGCGTGAAGTCGGTGAAAAACGATATCCGCGTGAAGTAA
- a CDS encoding YihY/virulence factor BrkB family protein, giving the protein MSLQRWRHHACSLPPIAYCTLSEWFAHRASSKGAALAFYTLFSLAPILVLVISIAGLFYGKQAAQGELFAQLRGLLGDQGAAAIQLVLAGAQNEAEGRLAAVVAAVLLLFGATTVFAELKSSLDEIWQLPPLAEGSLWNAVRTRLLSFGMVLVLGFLLTVSLVVSAALGLVEKFWSSHWQGAAIVLAWLNNAIGFAVIAAIFAVIYKMLPRIRLSWRDVLAGALGTALLFSIGKYAIGTYIGNSGVASSFGAAGSVIALLLWVYYSAQVFFLGAEFARQYALQLGSLRHHARDAEGNLRL; this is encoded by the coding sequence ATGAGCCTGCAGCGCTGGCGCCACCATGCCTGTTCCCTGCCCCCTATCGCCTACTGCACGCTGAGCGAATGGTTCGCCCACCGCGCCAGCAGCAAGGGCGCGGCGCTCGCCTTCTATACCCTGTTCTCGCTGGCGCCGATCCTGGTGCTGGTGATTTCGATCGCCGGCCTGTTCTACGGCAAGCAGGCGGCCCAGGGCGAGCTGTTCGCCCAGTTGCGCGGCCTGCTCGGCGACCAGGGCGCGGCCGCCATCCAGCTGGTGCTGGCCGGCGCGCAGAACGAGGCCGAAGGCCGCCTGGCCGCCGTCGTCGCGGCCGTGCTGCTGCTGTTCGGCGCCACCACCGTGTTCGCCGAGCTGAAATCGAGCCTGGACGAGATCTGGCAATTGCCGCCGCTGGCCGAAGGTTCGCTGTGGAATGCCGTGCGCACCCGCCTGCTCTCCTTCGGCATGGTGCTGGTGCTGGGCTTCCTGCTGACGGTGTCGCTGGTGGTCAGCGCCGCGCTTGGCCTGGTGGAGAAATTCTGGAGCAGCCATTGGCAGGGCGCCGCCATCGTGCTGGCCTGGCTCAACAACGCCATCGGCTTTGCCGTGATCGCCGCCATCTTCGCCGTGATCTACAAGATGCTGCCGCGCATCCGCCTGTCCTGGCGCGACGTGCTGGCCGGCGCCCTCGGCACCGCCCTGCTGTTCAGCATCGGCAAGTACGCGATCGGCACCTATATCGGCAATAGCGGCGTGGCCAGCAGCTTCGGCGCGGCCGGCTCCGTGATCGCCCTGCTGCTGTGGGTGTACTACTCGGCCCAGGTGTTCTTCCTCGGCGCCGAATTCGCGCGCCAGTATGCGCTGCAGCTGGGCAGCCTGCGCCATCATGCGCGCGACGCCGAGGGCAATCTGCGCCTCTAG
- a CDS encoding AI-2E family transporter, which produces MKNPPPPLAPLTETVAPASLEGAPPDPAAAGGVRLPLHVHARGLALAIIATVVFLYALQWARDFLVPLALGILLSYTLNPVVCWLERRRVRRSFGATLITAAILCGSAATIEQVRGEFLNILGELPAVTHKLSRLLTGQGGALQRIQAAASEIEQATAGSGAAVPAAAGAKRPARKTPPPAAVAAGSGGIKVIDWVWAGSRGLAGFLGQATMVIFLLYFLLLSGDTFKRKLVRLTGPSLSKKKVTLQILDDINTSIQAYMFMLLVTNVLLGLLMWLALSAIGLENAGAWAVVAGLLHLMPYFGTLLLAAATGAAALLQFGALQPALMAIGAALAIATLVGTVVTTWMTGRIARMNAAAVFVSLLFWGWLWGVWGLLLGVPLIVIVKVVAERIEGMEVLAELLGD; this is translated from the coding sequence ATGAAGAATCCGCCCCCGCCGCTGGCGCCGCTGACCGAAACGGTTGCGCCCGCCAGCCTGGAGGGCGCGCCGCCCGACCCGGCAGCGGCAGGCGGCGTGCGCCTGCCGCTGCATGTCCATGCGCGCGGGCTGGCGCTGGCCATCATCGCCACCGTCGTCTTCCTGTATGCCCTGCAGTGGGCGCGCGATTTTCTGGTCCCGCTGGCGCTCGGCATCCTGCTGTCGTATACCCTGAATCCCGTGGTCTGCTGGCTGGAACGGCGGCGCGTGCGGCGCTCCTTCGGCGCCACGCTGATCACGGCCGCCATCCTGTGCGGCTCGGCCGCCACCATCGAACAGGTGCGCGGCGAATTCCTCAACATCCTCGGCGAACTGCCGGCCGTCACGCATAAGCTGTCGCGCCTGCTGACCGGGCAGGGCGGCGCCCTGCAGCGCATCCAGGCCGCCGCCAGCGAGATCGAACAAGCCACCGCCGGCAGCGGCGCGGCCGTGCCGGCCGCCGCCGGCGCCAAGCGCCCGGCGCGCAAGACGCCGCCGCCGGCGGCCGTGGCGGCGGGCAGCGGCGGCATCAAAGTCATTGACTGGGTCTGGGCCGGTTCGCGCGGTCTGGCGGGCTTTCTGGGCCAGGCCACGATGGTGATCTTCCTGCTCTACTTCCTGCTGCTGTCGGGCGACACCTTCAAGCGCAAGCTGGTGCGCCTGACCGGCCCTTCGCTGAGCAAGAAGAAGGTCACGCTGCAAATCCTCGACGATATCAACACCTCGATCCAGGCCTATATGTTCATGCTGCTGGTGACGAATGTGCTGCTGGGCCTGCTGATGTGGCTGGCGCTGAGCGCCATCGGCCTGGAGAACGCGGGCGCCTGGGCCGTGGTGGCGGGTCTGCTGCACCTGATGCCGTATTTCGGCACCTTGCTGCTGGCGGCCGCCACCGGCGCCGCCGCGCTGCTGCAATTCGGCGCCCTGCAGCCGGCCCTGATGGCGATCGGCGCGGCGCTGGCGATTGCCACCTTGGTCGGCACGGTGGTGACGACCTGGATGACGGGCCGCATCGCGCGCATGAACGCGGCGGCCGTGTTTGTGAGCCTGCTGTTCTGGGGCTGGTTGTGGGGCGTCTGGGGCTTGCTGCTGGGCGTGCCGCTGATCGTCATCGTCAAGGTGGTGGCCGAGCGCATCGAAGGCATGGAAGTGCTGGCCGAACTGCTGGGCGACTAG
- a CDS encoding glycine zipper 2TM domain-containing protein, translated as MKTNTTLLAVMVAVAALASGCASNNYPQNTSYSNQADAATYGTIDSIQMVRVDPATSGAGAVAGGLVGALVGNQIGSGSGRAAATAAGAIGGAVLGNNIESNRNQAHEVYQISIRLDNGDYRTINQDSAYDLRVGNRVRLVDGRVYRY; from the coding sequence ATGAAAACGAATACCACCCTGTTGGCCGTGATGGTGGCGGTGGCGGCGCTGGCTTCCGGCTGCGCCAGCAATAACTATCCGCAGAACACATCCTATTCCAACCAGGCCGATGCCGCGACCTACGGCACCATCGATTCCATCCAGATGGTGCGCGTCGACCCGGCCACCAGCGGCGCCGGCGCCGTGGCCGGCGGCCTGGTCGGTGCGCTGGTCGGCAACCAGATCGGTTCGGGCAGCGGCCGCGCGGCGGCCACGGCGGCCGGCGCCATCGGCGGCGCCGTGCTCGGCAACAATATCGAATCGAACCGCAACCAGGCGCACGAGGTCTACCAGATCAGCATCCGCCTCGATAACGGCGATTACCGCACCATCAACCAGGACAGCGCCTACGACCTGCGCGTGGGCAACCGCGTGCGCCTGGTCGACGGCCGCGTCTACCGCTATTGA